Genomic DNA from Rhodothermales bacterium:
CGAACCCGAGGAACGCGCCCGTCGCGGCCACCGCGCGGAGGTAATCCAGCTCCAGCTTCCGGTCCATGTGCCCGATCACCACCCGCCGAGGGTCCACGCCTTCTTCGCGGAATACGGCCACCTGCTCCAGCGCCATCGTGCCGGCCTCGGTATGGGTGGAAATCGGCGCCCCGGTGACGCGGTGGGCGCGGGCGGCGGCGCGCAGCATCTTTTCCCCGCACGGAGTGATCGCGTCGCGCATCGTCGAGGCCTTGATCACGCCGGCCCGCACACCCGTTTCCTCTATGCCCACCGTCACCTCGCGCACGTACAGCGCCGCAAGTTCCTCGATCGATCGGGGCTCCACCCAGGGCTTCGAAAATGTGTCCTTGTTGAATCCTGTGGCGCACACGATATGGACACCGGTGGCCTCCGCGACGCGGCGGAGGCCGGCCGCGTCGCGGGTGTAATCGGGCGTCGACATAT
This window encodes:
- a CDS encoding phosphotriesterase-related protein, with translation MIVRTVTGDIPVDALGVCYPHEHVFGAPPGALATSDFRLDDEAAARREVGWFREAGGGALVDMSTPDYTRDAAGLRRVAEATGVHIVCATGFNKDTFSKPWVEPRSIEELAALYVREVTVGIEETGVRAGVIKASTMRDAITPCGEKMLRAAARAHRVTGAPISTHTEAGTMALEQVAVFREEGVDPRRVVIGHMDRKLELDYLRAVAATGAFLGFDQISKEKYYPDRARIDAILTLAAEGFGRQLLLSGDLARRSYWPAYGGGPGFTYILWRFVPWLREAGASEALIQDLLVHNPARALGFVPPTP